One genomic window of Medicago truncatula cultivar Jemalong A17 chromosome 1, MtrunA17r5.0-ANR, whole genome shotgun sequence includes the following:
- the LOC25482455 gene encoding protein CELLULOSE SYNTHASE INTERACTIVE 3, with amino-acid sequence MSKSPSPEQQRSIYSDSKPMEFIEETGMDDPESTMATVANFLEQLHANMSSTLEKELITARLLSVAKRRKDARALIGSHAQAMPLFINILRNGTPLAKVNVASTLSILCKDEDLRLKVLLGGCIPPLLSVLKYESTDARKAAAEAIYEVSSGGLSVDHVGMKIFVTEGVVPTLWNQLNPQNKEDKVVEGFITGALRNLCGDKDDYWKATLEAGGVDIIVGLLYSDNSVSQSNAASLLARLMLAFSDSIPKVIDSGAVKALLQLVGQENYISVRASAADALEALSSKSTKAKKAIVDADGVPILIGAIVAPSTECMRGDGGQALQEHATRALANIYGGMSSLILYLGELSHSPRLPAPVGDIIGALAYTLMVFVENLDVDEEHFDATQIEDNLVTLLKPRDNKLIQERVLEAMASLYGNVYLSKWLIQADSKKVLVGLITMAAPDVQEYLILSLTSLCCEKIGIWEAIKKREGIQLLISLVGLASEQHQEYSVQLLAILTHQVDDSKWAITAAGGIPPLVQLLETGSQKAKEEAANVLWSLCCHSEDIRACVESAGAVPAFLWLLKSGGPKGQEASAMALTKLVRVADSATINQLLALLLGDSTSSKAHIIRVLGHVLSIASQKDLLQKGSAANNGLRSLVQVLNSSNVENQEYAASVLADLFITRQDMCDSLATDEIVLPCLKLLTSKTQGVATQSARALCALSRPNKSKAANRMSYIVEGDVEPLIKLAKTSSVDAAETAVAALANLLFDPSIAAEALAGDVVSALTRVLAEGSLEGKQNASCALYQLLKHFPVGDVLKGNAQCRFAVLALVDSLRAMDMDGTDAADTLGAIALLIRTKQGVDFTYHPWLALVEIPSNIELLIYCLAEGPPLVQDKAIEILSRLCGDQPAVLGDLLFASSRSIVSLANRIINSSSSEVKVGGASLLICVAKEKKELSVDSLDSSGYLKQLIYSLVDMVKLSCFCSSLDIEVFTTKGFMERNAFQEADVFDIPDPAVVLGGTVALWLLSIIASFHLKSKLTVMEAGGLEALCNKLARHTSNPQAEYEDTEGIWISALFLAILFKDANIVLSPATMNIIPSIALLLRSEEVIDKYFAAQALASLVCNGNRGINLAIANSGAVAGLITIIGHIESDMPNLVTLSEEFSLVQNPDQVVLDHLFEIEDVRLGSTARKSIPLLVDLLRPIPERPNAPPVAVRLLISIADGSDANKSLLAEAGALEALNKYLSLSPQDSTETAISELLRILFFNSDLIKHEASTSSLNQLIAVLRLGSRNARYSAARALHELFDADYIRDSELAKQAIQPLVDMLNTTSGSEQEAALLALIKLTSGDSSKACVFTDVEGNPLESLYKILSSASTLELKTHAAHLCYALFGNSKIRANPVASDCIKPLISLMQSGYETAIEYGVCAFDRLLEDEQQVELAAAYNVVDLLVGLVSGENYQLIEATISVLIKLGKDRTPSKHDMVKAGIIDNCLKLFQSAPSSLCSTIAELFRILTNSSAIARSSDAAEIVEPLFNVLLRRDFNIWGQHSALQALVNILEKPQSLASLKLTPSQVIEPLISFLESPSQDIQQLGTELLSHLLAQEHFQQDITTKNAVVPLVRLAGIGILNLQQTAIKALEKISTSWPKAVADAGGIFELAKVIIQDDPQPPHALWESAALVLSNVLRSNADYYFKVPVVVLVKLLHSTLDSTISLALNALAVFERSYGSSAEEMMEAGAMDALLHLIRSHQCEEASAGLLETLFNNVRVREMKVSKYAIAPLSQYLLDPLTRSQSGKLLAALALGNLSQHERHARASDSVSACRALISILEDQPTEEMTMVAICALQNFVMNSRTNRRAVAEAGGILVIQELLLFPNTEVAGQAALLIKFLFSTHTLLEYVSNELIRSLTAALERELWSTATINEEVLKTLHVIFVNFPKLHTSEAATLCIPHLVGALKSGSEVAQDSVLDTFFLLKQSWSTMPIDIAKSQAMTAAEAIPILQMLMKTCPPSFHERADTLLHCLPGCLTVTIKRGNNLKQTMGSTNAFCQLTIGNGPTKQTKVVNHSTSPEWKEGFTWAFDVPPKGQKLYIVCKSKNTFGKTTLGKVTIQIDKIVTDGVYSGLFSLSHDGNKDGSSRTLEIEIIWSNRISNDDI; translated from the exons ATGTCAAAGTCTCCCTCTCCAGAACAACAGAGATCCATTTATTCTGATTCTAAGCCCAT GGAATTCATTGAGGAAACAGGAATGGACGATCCAGAATCTACAATGGCAACAGTTGCTAATTTTTTGGAGCAACTGCATGCCAACATGTCATCAACACTCGAGAAAGAACTTATTACAGCACGATTATTAAGTGTTGCCAAGAGAAGAAAGGATGCTAGAGCACTTATTGGTTCTCATGCCCAAGCCATGCCATTGTTCATAAACATTCTCAGAAATGGAACCCCACTTGCAAAAGTTAATGTAGCTTCCACTCTGAGTATCCTGTGTAAAGATGAAGACTTGAGGTTAAAAGTACTTCTTGGTGGTTGTATCCCACCATTACTGTCAGTTCTAAAATATGAATCCACTGATGCTAGGAAGGCAGCAGCTGAAGCAATATATGAAGTTTCCTCTGGTGGTCTTTCAGTTGATCATGTTGGtatgaaaatttttgttacAGAAGGTGTAGTTCCAACCTTATGGAATCAACTAAATCCACAGAACAAAGAAGACAAAGTTGTGGAAGGTTTTATTACTGGAGCATTAAGAAATCTATGTGGGGACAAAGATGACTATTGGAAAGCAACATTAGAAGCTGGAGGTGTGGATATCATTGTGGGTCTCTTGTATTCAGATAATTCTGTTTCTCAGTCAAATGCAGCTTCTCTGTTGGCACGTCTAATGCTGGCTTTTAGTGATAGCATCCCCAAAGTAATAGACTCTGGAGCAGTCAAAGCTTTACTTCAACTTGTTGGTCAGGAAAATTATATTTCTGTACGAGCCAGTGCTGCCGATGCTCTAGAGGCCCTTTCTTCAAAGTCTACTAAGGCTAAAAAGGCTATTGTTGATGCAGATGGCGTTCCAATCCTTATTGGAGCTATTGTTGCTCCTTCTACAGAGTGTATGCGAGGTGATGGCGGTCAGGCCTTGCAAGAGCATGCAACTCGCGCTTTAGCCAACATCTATGGGGGCATGTCTTCTTTAATACTATATCTTGGAGAACTTTCCCATTCTCCTCGCCTTCCCGCCCCAGTTGGCGATATAATTGGTGCTCTTGCTTATACACTCATGGTCTTTGTGGAAAACCTTGATGTTGATGAGGAACATTTTGATGCAACTCAGATAGAGGATAATCTTGTAACTCTTTTAAAGCCCAGAGACAACAAGCTGATTCAAGAGCGTGTCCTTGAGGCTATGGCTAGTCTTTATGGAAACGTCTATCTCTCAAAGTGGCTCATTCAAGCAGATTCGAAGAAGGTTCTCGTTGGTCTTATAACAATGGCTGCTCCTGATGTGCAAGAGTATCTGATACTTTCATTGACAAGCTTGTGTTGTGAAAAGATTGGAATATGGGAGGCCATAAAAAAGCGAGAAGGTATCCAATTGCTGATTTCATTGGTGGGATTAGCCAGTGAGCAGCATCAGGAGTACTCAGTTCAATTGTTAGCGATCTTAACTCACCAGGTTGACGACAGCAAATGGGCAATCACTGCTGCTGGAGGGATTCCACCGTTGGTGCAGTTGTTAGAGACAGGATCGCAAAAAGCAAAAGAGGAAGCAGCTAATGTTCTCTGGAGTTTGTGCTGTCACAGTGAAGATATCCGTGCCtgtgttgaaagtgctggagccgTACCAGCATTTTTGTGGCTTCTCAAGAGTGGTGGACCAAAAGGACAAGAAGCTTCTGCTATGGCACTCACAAAGCTTGTCCGAGTGGCTGATTCTGCCACAATTAATCAGCTATTAGCATTGCTACTAGGGGATTCTACAAGCTCAAAGGCACATATAATTCGGGTTTTGGGTCACGTGCTTTCTATTGCTTCACAGAAGGATCTCCTTCAGAAGGGATCTGCAGCCAATAACGGACTGAGATCTCTTGTTCAAgttctcaattcatcaaatgTGGAAAACCAAGAATATGCAGCTTCAGTCCTTGCTGATTTATTTATCACTAGACAAGACATGTGTGATAGTCTTGCAACTGATGAGATTGTGCTTCCTTGCCTGAAGCTTTTAACAAGCAAAACTCAAGGTGTTGCCACTCAGTCTGCTCGAGCCCTATGTGCTCTGTCTCGTCCAAACAAGAGCAAAGCTGCAAATAGGATGTCTTATATTGTAGAGGGTGATGTTGAGCCACTAATCAAACTAGCTAAAACATCCTCTGTTGATGCTGCTGAAACTGCTGTTGCTGCACTAGCTAATCTTCTCTTTGATCCTTCTATTGCCGCTGAAGCTCTAGCCGGAGATGTTGTTTCAGCTTTAACTAGAGTTCTGGCAGAAGGATCCTTGGAAGGTAAGCAAAATGCTTCATGTGCACTTTATCAATTACTGAAGCATTTTCCAGTAGGCGACGTTCTCAAGGGGAATGCTCAATGCCGTTTTGCTGTACTTGCACTTGTGGATTCATTAAGAGCTATGGATATGGATGGAACTGATGCAGCAGATACTTTAGGAGCAATTGCACTGCTAATCAGGACTAAACAGGGTGTCGACTTCACTTATCATCCGTGGTTAGCTCTGGTTGAAATACCATCAAACATAGAACTTCTCATTTACTGTTTGGCTGAGGGGCCTCCCCTTGTGCAGGACAAGGCAATCGAAATTCTGTCTAGGCTTTGTGGAGATCAGCCAGCTGTTCTTGGTGATTTGTTATTTGCTAGTTCAAGATCCATTGTGTCATTGGCTAATAGAATTATAAACTCCTCCAGTTCAGAAGTGAAAGTTGGTGGAGCTTCCTTACTAATTTGTGTTGCAAAGGAGAAGAAAGAGCTTTCAGTGGATTCACTTGACTCTTCTGGTTATCTAAAACAACTGATATATTCTTTAGTTGATATGGTGAAGCTGAGTTGTTTCTGTTCTTCATTAGATATTGAAGTATTCACCACTAAAGGTTTTATGGAGAGGAATGCATTTCAAGAAGCTGACGTATTTGATATTCCCGATCCGGCTGTTGTCCTGGGAGGTACTGTTGCACTGTGGTTGCTCTCAATTATTGCTTCTTTCCATTTGAAGAGTAAGCTCACAGTTATGGAAGCTGGTGGACTTGAAGCTCTCTGTAACAAACTTGCAAGACATACTTCAAATCCACAG GCGGAATATGAGGATACCGAAGGAATATGGATCAGTGCCTTGTTCTTGGCCATTTTATTTAAAGATGCAAACATCGTTCTATCACCTGCTACAATGAACATTATACCTTCTATCGCTCTTCTGCTAAGATCCGAAGAAGtaattgataaatattttgCTGCCCAGGCTTTGGCTAGTCTTGTTTGTAATGGTAATAGGGGGATAAATCTTGCCATTGCAAATTCTGGTGCTGTTGCTGGTTTGATAACTATTATTGGGCATATTGAGTCAGATATGCCAAATCTTGTGACATTATCAGAAGAATTTTCCTTGGTGCAAAACCCTGATCAAGTTGTTTTGGATCACctttttgaaattgaagatgTAAGATTGGGGTCTACTGCACGGAAATCTATACCCCTCTTAGTGGACCTCTTAAGACCAATACCAGAAAGGCCTAATGCTCCACCAGTTGCTGTTAGACTCTTGATATCCATCGCAGATGGAAGTGATGCAAATAAATCACTTCTGGCAGAAGCTGGAGCTCTGGAAGCTTTGAACAAATACCTGTCCTTGAGCCCTCAAGATTCAACTGAGACTGCCATTTCAGAGTTActgagaattttattttttaactctGACCTCATTAAACATGAAGCATCAACAAGTTCATTGAACCAACTCATAGCTGTTTTGCGTCTTGGATCGAGAAATGCTAGATACAGTGCAGCAAGAGCACTCCATGAACTTTTTGATGCCGACTATATCAGAGATTCAGAATTAGCTAAACAGGCCATTCAGCCATTGGTTGACATGCTTAACACAACATCAGGGAGTGAGCAGGAAGCTGCTCTCCTGGCCTTGATCAAGTTAACATCAGGAGATTCGTCAAAAGCATGTGTTTTTACTGATGTGGAAGGGAATCCACTTGAAAGTTTATACAAAATACTGTCTTCTGCTTCTACTTTGGAACTGAAGACCCATGCTGCACATCTCTGCTATGCTCTTTTTGGTAATAGCAAGATCAGAGCAAACCCAGTTGCCTCAGATTGCATAAAACCCCTTATATCACTAATGCAGTCTGGTTATGAGACAGCAATAGAATATGGGGTTTGTGCTTTTGATAGATTGTTGGAAGATGAACAGCAGGTGGAGCTTGCAGCAGCTTATAATGTTGTGGATCTCCTTGTCGGCTTGGTTTCTGGTGAAAACTACCAGCTTATTGAGGCCACTATATCTGTTCTAATTAAATTGGGTAAAGACAGGACTCCTAGCAAACATGACATGGTCAAAGCTGGCATTATTGATAACTGTCTCAAGCTATTTCAATCAGCACCTAGCTCATTATGCTCTACAATAGCTGAGCTTTTTCGCATTTTAACTAATAGTAGTGCAATTGCTAGAAGTTCAGATGCTGCAGAAATTGTAGAACCCCTTTTCAATGTTTTGCTCCGTCGGGATTTCAACATATGGGGACAGCATAGTGCCTTACAAGCACTTGTGAATATATTGGAGAAACCGCAAAGTCTTGCATCCTTAAAGCTTACTCCTAGCCAAGTCATTGAACCCTTGATATCTTTTCTGGAATCCCCATCCCAAGATATTCAGCAGCTTGGCACGGAACTGTTATCTCACCTTCTTGCACAGGAACACTTTCAGCAAGATATTACAACAAAGAATGCAGTTGTGCCCCTTGTACGGCTTGCAGGAATTGGAATTTTAAATTTACAGCAAACAGCAATAAAAGCATTGGAAAAAATATCCACAAGCTGGCCAAAGGCCGTTGCTGATGCAGGAGGTATTTTCGAGCTTGCAAAAGTTATCATTCAAGATGATCCTCAGCCACCACATGCACTCTGGGAATCAGCTGCTTTAGTTCTCTCTAATGTATTACGTTCCAATGCTGATTACTATTTTAAAGTTCCTGTGGTGGTTCTTGTAAAACTCTTGCACTCAACACTTGATAGTACCATTAGCCTAGCGCTAAATGCTTTAGCAGTTTTTGAAAGAAGCTATGGTTCAAGTGCTGAAGAGATGATGGAAGCTGGAGCTATGGATGCTCTGCTGCACCTTATAAGATCTCATCAATGTGAAGAAGCATCTGCTGGATTACTTGAAACTTTATTTAACAATGTCAGAGTACGGGAGATGAAGGTATCTAAGTATGCTATAGCGCCTTTATCCCAATATCTGTTAGATCCACTAACCAGATCACAGTCTGGCAAGCTTCTTGCTGCTTTAGCTCTGGGAAATCTTTCCCAGCATGAACGACATGCTAGAGCCAGTGACTCTGTATCTGCATGTCGTGCATTGATAAGTATACTTGAAGATCAGCCAACTGAAGAAATGACAATGGTGGCTATATGCGCATTACAAAACTTTGTCATGAACAGCAGGACAAATAGACGTGCTGTTGCAGAAGCTGGGGGCATACTAGTGATTCAGGAATTGCTGCTGTTTCCAAATACAGAAGTTGCTGGACAAGCAGCTCTAttaatcaaatttttgttttctacTCACACATTACTAGAATATGTGTCAAATGAGCTGATCAGATCTTTGACAG CTGCACTCGAAAGGGAGTTGTGGTCGACTGCCACAATCAATGAGGAAGTTTTGAAAACACTCCATGTGATATTCGTAAACTTTCCTAAGCTCCACACATCTGAAGCAGCAACCCTGTGCATTCCTCATTTGGTAGGGGCACTTAAATCTGGGAGTGAAGTTGCTCAAGACTCTGTACTTGACACCTTTTTCTTGCTAAAACAATCTTGGTCTACCATGCCAATAGATATAGCAAAATCTCAAGCCATGACTGCTGCTGAGGCCATCCCCATATTACAAATGCTCATGAAAACCTGCCCACCAAGTTTCCATGAGAGGGCAGATACTCTTCTTCACTGCTTACCAGGTTGTTTGACTGTCACCATTAAACGTGGAAACAACCTCAAGCAAACTATGGGAAGCACTAatgcattttgccagttgacaATAGGCAATGGCCCTACAAAACAAACCAAG
- the LOC25482457 gene encoding aspartic proteinase Asp1, producing the protein MDFKTKPFITLFLFLLFSSIFSLTFSAANKPFSTDKSHRVGSSAVFRVHGNVYPLGYYTVSLNIGYPPKLYDLDIDSGSDLTWVQCDAPCKGCTKPRDQLYKPSNNLVQCVDQLCAAVHLTSDHHCSSPDEQCDYEVEYADQGSSLGVLVRDYVPLQFTNGSVIRPRIAFGCGYDQKHSGTTSPPSTTGVLGLGNGRTSILSQLHSLGLIRNVVGHCLSGRGGGFLFFGDDLIPSSGIVWTPMLPSSSEKHYSLGQAELLFNGKPTTIKGLDLIFDSGSSYTYFNSKAYQTIVDQVTNDLKGNQLKRATEDPSLPICWKGSKSFKTVSDVKNYFKPLALRFKKVKNSQMLIPPEGYLIVTKHGNVCLGILDGTEVGLGDLNIIGDISLQDKMVIYDNERQQIGWISYDCDRIPNIDRDFEDDAFPHPYAANFGIFDDRCAA; encoded by the exons atggattttaaaacaaaaccatTCATcactctttttctctttctgctattttcttccattttctcacTCACTTTCTCAGCTGCTAATAAACCCTTCAGCACCGATAAGTCTCACCGCGTTGGTTCTTCTGCTGTTTTCCGTGTTCATGGGAATGTTTACCCTCTTGG GTATTATACTGTCTCTCTCAACATTGGCTATCCTCCAAAGCTTTATGACCTTGATATCGACTCAGGTAGTGACCTCACTTGGGTTCAGTGTGATGCACCATGTAAAGGTTGCACTAAG CCTCGTGATCAACTTTATAAACCCAGCAACAACCTTGTGCAATGTGTGGACCAGTTGTGTGCTGCAGTGCATTTAACATCAGACCATCACTGTTCTTCCCCAGATGAACAGTGTGACTATGAGGTTGAGTATGCAGATCAGGGATCCTCTCTGGGGGTCCTTGTCCGAGACTACGTTCCTCTTCAATTCACTAATGGATCTGTTATACGCCCAAGAATAGCCTTTGG ATGTGGATATGATCAAAAGCATTCTGGTACGACATCCCCACCTTCTACAACAGGAGTCCTTGGCCTTGGCAATGGAAGAACAAGTATTTTGTCCCAGCTTCACTCTCTAGGTCTGATTCGCAATGTAGTAGGTCATTGCTTAAGTGGTCGAGGAGgaggatttttgttttttggagaTGATCTCATTCCCTCATCAGGAATTGTTTGGACACCCATGTTACCTAGTTCCTCAGA AAAACACTACAGTTTAGGACAAGCAGAATTGCTTTTCAATGGAAAGCCTACTACTATTAAGGGTCTTGACCTTATTTTCGATAGTGGAAGCTCTTACACATACTTCAATTCCAAAGCTTATCAGACTATTGTTGATCAG GTAACTAATGACTTAAAGGGAAACCAGTTGAAAAGAGCAACTGAGGATCCGTCTCTTCCAATTTGTTGGAAGGGTTCAAAGTCTTTCAAAACTGTAAGTGATGTTAAAAACTATTTCAAGCCGTTAGCATTGAGATTCAAAAAAGTGAAGAATTCGCAGATGCTAATACCACCAGAAGGCTATCTCATTGTCACA aaacaTGGAAATGTTTGCTTGGGAATTCTGGATGGTACTGAAGTAGGACTAGGAGACCTTAACATCATAGGAG ACATATCTTTGCAAGATAAAATGGTGATTTATGACAACGAGAGACAACAGATTGGATGGATTTCTTATGATTGTGATAGGATTCCCAA TATCGATCGTGATTTTGAAGATGATGCTTTTCCACACCCTTATGCAGCCAATTTTGGCATCTTTGACGACAGGTGCGCTGCATAG